A window of the Diabrotica undecimpunctata isolate CICGRU chromosome 1, icDiaUnde3, whole genome shotgun sequence genome harbors these coding sequences:
- the LOC140443832 gene encoding uncharacterized protein isoform X2, whose translation MEFNSEIKEKFVEFEYDQRHIESQLSTSTNEADLKNEPEDNIVLAVKTEIKEEFVEEDPRYTKSEISTSLDLGDLKNESDEYCSGFSQKTLLEIDVMKRLSECNQIQQISHNPEQTPFKNPICAKNFPFKNNLNKQTKEQNGEGPYKCEMCFKQFTAAYKLKRHLQTHSEKKLYTCEICFKQFGRTNSLKIHLRVHTGEKPYKCEICCTEFTGKQFLDRHKVRMHTAEKAYKCEICFRQFCESQALKRHLTVHTGKKAYKCEVCLMQFSAATNLTKHRRVHSGQKPYKCDICFIQFSETGNLKKHLRVHTGEKPYKCETCFVQFTQAGSLKKHLKVHTGETPYSCDICLKQFSEKGNLVKHLRVHTGEKPYNCVICLKQFTRAGILKDHMRCHDEQKPYKCDICFMHFSETGNLEKHLRVHTIEKPYKCEICFKQFNQAGCLKKHIRIHTGEMPYSCDICLKQFSEKGNLKKHLTVHTGERPYKCEICFKQFTRAGTLKDHMRSHAARKH comes from the exons ATGGAATTTAATAGTGAAATTAAAGAAAAGTTTGTTGAATTTGAATATGACCAAAGACATATAGAGAGTCAGCTATCCACATCAACAAATGAAGCAGACTTGAAGAATGAACCAGAAGATAATATAG TTCTTGCAGTAAAAActgaaattaaagaagagtttGTTGAAGAAGACCCCAGATATACAAAGAGTGAGATATCCACGTCTCTTGATCTGGGAGATTTAAAGAATGAATCAGATGAGTACTGCTCAG GTTTTTCCCAGAAAACATTATTGGAAATAGATGTTATGAAGAGGTTATCTGAATGTAATCAAATACAACAAATAAGTCATAATCCTGAACAAACACCATTCAAAAATCCTATTTGTGCTAAAAATTTCCcattcaaaaataatttaaacaaacaaacaaaagaacAGAATGGAGAAGGACCTTACAAATGTGAAAtgtgttttaagcagtttactgcAGCCTATAAACTGAAAAGACATTTGCAAACACACTCTGAAAAAAAGCTTTATacctgtgaaatttgttttaagcagtttggtAGAACCAATAGTTTAAAAattcatttgagagtgcacactggagaaaaaccttataagtgtgaaatttgttgtaCGGAGTTTACTGGAAAACAATTTTTGGATAGACATAAAGTGAGAATGCACACTGCAGAAAAAgcttacaaatgtgaaatttgttttaggcAATTTTGTGAGTCTCAAgctttgaaaaggcatttaacAGTTCACACTGGAAAAAAAGCTTACAAATGTGAAGTTTGTTTGATGCAATTTAGTGCAGCAACTAATTTGACGAAGCATAGGAGGGTGCATTCTGGacaaaagccttacaagtgtgatatttgtttcATACAGTTTAGTGAAACAGGaaatttaaaaaagcatttgagagtgcacactggagaaaagccttataagtgtgaaactTGTTTTGTGCAATTTACTCAAGCAGGTTCTTTGAAAAAGCACTTGAaggtgcacactggagaaacgCCTTACAGTTGTGatatttgtttaaagcagtttagtgaaaaaggaaatttggtgaagcATTTGAGAgtacatactggagaaaagccttacaactgTGTAATTTGTTTGAAGCAGTTTACTAGAGCAGGTATTTTAAAAGATCATATGAGATGTCATGATGAgcaaaagccttacaagtgtgatatttgCTTCATGCATTTTAGCGAAACAGGAAATTTGGAAAAGCATTTGAGAGTGCATACTATAGAAAagccttataaatgtgaaatttgttttaagcagtttaaccAAGCAGGTTGTTTGAAAAAGCACATAAGAATACATACTGGAGAAATGCCTTACAGTTGTGatatttgtttaaagcagtttagtGAAAAAGGAAATTTGAAGAAGCATTTGACAGTGCACACAGG